The sequence below is a genomic window from Lolium perenne isolate Kyuss_39 chromosome 4, Kyuss_2.0, whole genome shotgun sequence.
attttctagttttacgtgctatgatacggtatcatattatgataccacaCTCGTCTCTCACCTTATTAATGGtgcgccacatcagatttttgccaacataacatgcatgatactacttatgatactaccattgtggctagtcttatcTAGTTGATTGGTACTACTAAATGTCATACGGCGGCGGATAAGCTACGACGGCGGATAAGCATCGAATTATTATATGCCTGCAATGGAACATCTATTTATAGATGCTCATATATGAGTCGTATTTCGCCATCACCATAGTGAGCACCTTGAGCGATCTCAAACCAAAGCCACAACCCGCATCCTTCGACCCAAAGCCGCGTCACAACATAACCAGGAGCATGAAAATCTTCGGCCTCCTCGTCGTCATGGCTGCCGCCTTTGCCGTGGCTTACCCAATTGCCACATCCGCCCAACTTTCATGGTACCCGATCGGGGATCCCATGAACGAGCCACACGTCCAGGAGCTCGGCGCGTGGGCGGTGGCGGAGCACGTTAAGCAGGTGCATGACGggatca
It includes:
- the LOC127347908 gene encoding putative cysteine proteinase inhibitor 7 is translated as MKIFGLLVVMAAAFAVAYPIATSAQLSWYPIGDPMNEPHVQELGAWAVAEHVKQVHDGIKFSKVVSGEEQSDAGVKYHLIIEALNSGGEQGRYEAILIEEVRSYTRTLISFSPAK